One part of the Equus asinus isolate D_3611 breed Donkey chromosome 6, EquAss-T2T_v2, whole genome shotgun sequence genome encodes these proteins:
- the RNF103 gene encoding E3 ubiquitin-protein ligase RNF103 isoform X4, whose translation MWLKLFFLLLYFLVLFVLARFFEAIVWYETGIFATQLVDPVALSFKKLKTILECRGLGYSGLPEKKDVRELVEKSGDLMEGELYSALKEEEAAESVSSTNFSGEMHFYELVEDTKDGIWLVQVIANDRSPLVGKIHWEKMVKKVSRFGIRTGTFNCSSDPSTFRGWPRGRVVEFARSAAGGPVFRWFESWVRTWHCSSDHAEAASHMPQLEGPTTKNIQLCTGGLWGEKGKK comes from the exons ATGTGGCTGAAGCTTTTTTTCTTGCTCCTCTATTTTCTGGTCCTGTTCGTCCTGGCTAGGTTTTTTGAGGCCATTGTGTGGTATGAAACTGGCATCTTTGCCACCCAGCTGGTGGATCCGGTGGCGCTGAGCTTCAAGAAGCTGAAGACCATTCTGGAGTGCCGGGGGCTAGGCTACTCAGGGCTGCCCGAGAAGAAGGATGTCCGGGAGCTGGTGGAAAAGTCAG gtGACTTGATGGAGGGTGAGCTGTATTCTGCACTCAAGGAAGAGGAAGCAGCTGAATCTGTTTCTAGTACCAATTTCAGTGGTGAAATGCACTTCTATGAGCTTGTAGAAGACACAAAAGATGGCATCTGGTTGGTTCAG GTCATAGCAAACGACAGAAGTCCCTTGGTGGGTAAAATCCACTGGGAGAAAATGGTGAAAAAGGTGTCAAGATTTGGAATACGTACAGGCACTTTTAACTGTTCCAGTGACCCCAG tacttttaggggctggccccgtggccgagtggttgagttcgcgcgctccgctgcaggcggcccagtgtttcgttggttcgaatcctgggtgcggacatggcactgctcatcagaccacgctgaggcagcgtcccacatgccacaactagaaggacccacaacgaagaatatacaactatgtactggggggctttggggagaaaaaggaaaaaaataa
- the RNF103 gene encoding E3 ubiquitin-protein ligase RNF103 isoform X3: protein MWLKLFFLLLYFLVLFVLARFFEAIVWYETGIFATQLVDPVALSFKKLKTILECRGLGYSGLPEKKDVRELVEKSGDLMEGELYSALKEEEAAESVSSTNFSGEMHFYELVEDTKDGIWLVQLELRQFGSRVRMWHHLSSHAVVIANDRSPLVGKIHWEKMVKKVSRFGIRTGTFNCSSDPSTFRGWPRGRVVEFARSAAGGPVFRWFESWVRTWHCSSDHAEAASHMPQLEGPTTKNIQLCTGGLWGEKGKK, encoded by the exons ATGTGGCTGAAGCTTTTTTTCTTGCTCCTCTATTTTCTGGTCCTGTTCGTCCTGGCTAGGTTTTTTGAGGCCATTGTGTGGTATGAAACTGGCATCTTTGCCACCCAGCTGGTGGATCCGGTGGCGCTGAGCTTCAAGAAGCTGAAGACCATTCTGGAGTGCCGGGGGCTAGGCTACTCAGGGCTGCCCGAGAAGAAGGATGTCCGGGAGCTGGTGGAAAAGTCAG gtGACTTGATGGAGGGTGAGCTGTATTCTGCACTCAAGGAAGAGGAAGCAGCTGAATCTGTTTCTAGTACCAATTTCAGTGGTGAAATGCACTTCTATGAGCTTGTAGAAGACACAAAAGATGGCATCTGGTTGGTTCAG CTGGagcttcgccagttcggatcccgggtgcggatgtggcaccacttgtcaagccatgctgtg GTCATAGCAAACGACAGAAGTCCCTTGGTGGGTAAAATCCACTGGGAGAAAATGGTGAAAAAGGTGTCAAGATTTGGAATACGTACAGGCACTTTTAACTGTTCCAGTGACCCCAG tacttttaggggctggccccgtggccgagtggttgagttcgcgcgctccgctgcaggcggcccagtgtttcgttggttcgaatcctgggtgcggacatggcactgctcatcagaccacgctgaggcagcgtcccacatgccacaactagaaggacccacaacgaagaatatacaactatgtactggggggctttggggagaaaaaggaaaaaaataa
- the RNF103 gene encoding E3 ubiquitin-protein ligase RNF103 isoform X2, giving the protein MWLKLFFLLLYFLVLFVLARFFEAIVWYETGIFATQLVDPVALSFKKLKTILECRGLGYSGLPEKKDVRELVEKSGDLMEGELYSALKEEEAAESVSSTNFSGEMHFYELVEDTKDGIWLVQVIANDRSPLVGKIHWEKMVKKVSRFGIRTGTFNCSSDPRYCRRRGWVRSTLIMSVPQTSTSKGKVMLKEYSGRKIEVEHIFKWITAHAASRIKTIYNAEHLKEEWNKSDQYWVKIYLFANLDQPPAFFSALSIKFTGRVEFIFVNVENWDNKSYMTDIGVYNMPSYILRTPEGIYRYGNHTGEFISLQAMDSFLRSLQPEVNDLFVLSLVLVNLMAWMDLFITQGATIKRFVVLISTLGTYNSLLIISWLPVLGFLQLPYLDSFYEYSLKLLRYSNTTTLASWVRADWMFYSSHPALFLSTYLGHGLLIDYFEKKRRRNNNNDEVNANNLEWLSSLWDWYTSYLFHPIASFQNFPVESDWDEDPDLFLERLAFPDLWLHPLIPTDYIKNLPMWRFKCLGVQSEEEISEGSQDIENDSDSESTDTFSSEKEVFEDKQSIVHNSPGRASLCDAEACSCANKYCQTSPYERKGRSYGSYNTNEDMEPDWLTWPADMLHCTECVVCLENFENGCLLMGLPCGHVFHQNCIVMWLAGGRHCCPVCRWPSYKKKQPYAQHQPLSNDVPS; this is encoded by the exons ATGTGGCTGAAGCTTTTTTTCTTGCTCCTCTATTTTCTGGTCCTGTTCGTCCTGGCTAGGTTTTTTGAGGCCATTGTGTGGTATGAAACTGGCATCTTTGCCACCCAGCTGGTGGATCCGGTGGCGCTGAGCTTCAAGAAGCTGAAGACCATTCTGGAGTGCCGGGGGCTAGGCTACTCAGGGCTGCCCGAGAAGAAGGATGTCCGGGAGCTGGTGGAAAAGTCAG gtGACTTGATGGAGGGTGAGCTGTATTCTGCACTCAAGGAAGAGGAAGCAGCTGAATCTGTTTCTAGTACCAATTTCAGTGGTGAAATGCACTTCTATGAGCTTGTAGAAGACACAAAAGATGGCATCTGGTTGGTTCAG GTCATAGCAAACGACAGAAGTCCCTTGGTGGGTAAAATCCACTGGGAGAAAATGGTGAAAAAGGTGTCAAGATTTGGAATACGTACAGGCACTTTTAACTGTTCCAGTGACCCCAG ATACTGCAGGAGAAGAGGCTGGGTGCGATCCACACTCATTATGTCTGTTCCACAAACGAGTACTTCTAAAGGGAAAGTCATGCTTAAAGAATACAGTGGACGCAAGATTGAAGTAGAGCACATTTTTAAGTGGATAACTGCTCATGCAGCTTCTCGGATCAAAACCATTTATAATGCTGAACATTTGAAAGAAGAATGGAATAAAAGTGATCAATATTGGGTAAAGATATACCTATTTGCAAACCTTGACCAACCCCCAGCTTTCTTCTCTGCACTAAGTATAAAGTTTACTGGAAgagttgagtttatttttgttaatgtggaaAATTGGGACAACAAGAGTTATATGACAGATATTGGTGTATATAACATGCCATCATACATACTGAGAACTCCTGAAGGAATTTATAGATATGGAAACCACACAGGCGAATTTATATCCCTTCAGGCCATGGATTCATTTTTGCGCTCATTACAACCTGAAGTCAATGATCTGTTTGTTTTGAGCTTGGTTCTAGTTAATCTTATGGCTTGGATGGACTTGTTTATCACACAAGGAGCAACCATAAAGCGATTTGTGGTTCTCATAAGCACTTTAGGGACATATAATTCTCTATTAATTATTTCCTGGCTACCTGTGTTGGGCTTTTTACAGCTCCCTTACTTAGATAGCTTTTATGAATATAGCTTAAAATTGTTGAGATATTCCAATACAACCACACTGGCTTCATGGGTGAGGGCAGACTGGATGTTCTATTCTTCACACCCGGCCCTGTTTCTCAGTACGTACCTTGGACATGGTTTACTAATTGATTACTTTGAGAAGAAGAGACGGCGAAACAACAACAATGACGAAGTCAATGCCAATAACTTAGAATGGTTATCAAGTCTGTGGGACTGGTACACCAGCTACCTCTTCCACCCGATTGCTTCTTTTCAGAACTTTCCTGTAGAATCTGATTGGGACGAAGACCCTGACTTGTTCTTGGAGCGGTTAGCTTTCCCTGACCTTTGGCTTCACCCTCTGATACCAACTGATTATATAAAAAACTTGCCAATGTGGCGATTTAAATGCCTTGGAGTCCAGTCTGAAGAGGAAATTTCGGAGGGTTCTCAAGATATTGAGAATGACTCAGACAGCGAGAGCACAGACACTTTTAGCAGTGAGAAGGAAGTATTTGAAGATAAACAAAGCATAGTTCACAATTCTCCAGGAAGAGCAAGTCTCTGTGATGCTGAGGCTTGTTCATGTGCCAATAAATATTGTCAGACCAGCCCATATGAAAGGAAGGGGAGGTCGTATGGATCATATAACACTAATGAAGATATGGAACCAGATTGGTTAACTTGGCCTGCTGATATGCTGCACTGTACTGAATGTGTTGTTTGCctagagaattttgaaaatggatGTTTGCTAATGGGGTTGCCTTGTGGTCATGTGTTCCATCAGAATTGCATTGTGATGTGGTTGGCTGGGGGCCGACACTGTTGCCCTGTTTGCCGGTGGCCTTCTTATAAAAAAAAGCAGCCATATGCACAACACCAGCCCTTGTCAAATGATGTCCCATCTTAA
- the RNF103 gene encoding E3 ubiquitin-protein ligase RNF103 isoform X1 yields the protein MWLKLFFLLLYFLVLFVLARFFEAIVWYETGIFATQLVDPVALSFKKLKTILECRGLGYSGLPEKKDVRELVEKSGDLMEGELYSALKEEEAAESVSSTNFSGEMHFYELVEDTKDGIWLVQLELRQFGSRVRMWHHLSSHAVVIANDRSPLVGKIHWEKMVKKVSRFGIRTGTFNCSSDPRYCRRRGWVRSTLIMSVPQTSTSKGKVMLKEYSGRKIEVEHIFKWITAHAASRIKTIYNAEHLKEEWNKSDQYWVKIYLFANLDQPPAFFSALSIKFTGRVEFIFVNVENWDNKSYMTDIGVYNMPSYILRTPEGIYRYGNHTGEFISLQAMDSFLRSLQPEVNDLFVLSLVLVNLMAWMDLFITQGATIKRFVVLISTLGTYNSLLIISWLPVLGFLQLPYLDSFYEYSLKLLRYSNTTTLASWVRADWMFYSSHPALFLSTYLGHGLLIDYFEKKRRRNNNNDEVNANNLEWLSSLWDWYTSYLFHPIASFQNFPVESDWDEDPDLFLERLAFPDLWLHPLIPTDYIKNLPMWRFKCLGVQSEEEISEGSQDIENDSDSESTDTFSSEKEVFEDKQSIVHNSPGRASLCDAEACSCANKYCQTSPYERKGRSYGSYNTNEDMEPDWLTWPADMLHCTECVVCLENFENGCLLMGLPCGHVFHQNCIVMWLAGGRHCCPVCRWPSYKKKQPYAQHQPLSNDVPS from the exons ATGTGGCTGAAGCTTTTTTTCTTGCTCCTCTATTTTCTGGTCCTGTTCGTCCTGGCTAGGTTTTTTGAGGCCATTGTGTGGTATGAAACTGGCATCTTTGCCACCCAGCTGGTGGATCCGGTGGCGCTGAGCTTCAAGAAGCTGAAGACCATTCTGGAGTGCCGGGGGCTAGGCTACTCAGGGCTGCCCGAGAAGAAGGATGTCCGGGAGCTGGTGGAAAAGTCAG gtGACTTGATGGAGGGTGAGCTGTATTCTGCACTCAAGGAAGAGGAAGCAGCTGAATCTGTTTCTAGTACCAATTTCAGTGGTGAAATGCACTTCTATGAGCTTGTAGAAGACACAAAAGATGGCATCTGGTTGGTTCAG CTGGagcttcgccagttcggatcccgggtgcggatgtggcaccacttgtcaagccatgctgtg GTCATAGCAAACGACAGAAGTCCCTTGGTGGGTAAAATCCACTGGGAGAAAATGGTGAAAAAGGTGTCAAGATTTGGAATACGTACAGGCACTTTTAACTGTTCCAGTGACCCCAG ATACTGCAGGAGAAGAGGCTGGGTGCGATCCACACTCATTATGTCTGTTCCACAAACGAGTACTTCTAAAGGGAAAGTCATGCTTAAAGAATACAGTGGACGCAAGATTGAAGTAGAGCACATTTTTAAGTGGATAACTGCTCATGCAGCTTCTCGGATCAAAACCATTTATAATGCTGAACATTTGAAAGAAGAATGGAATAAAAGTGATCAATATTGGGTAAAGATATACCTATTTGCAAACCTTGACCAACCCCCAGCTTTCTTCTCTGCACTAAGTATAAAGTTTACTGGAAgagttgagtttatttttgttaatgtggaaAATTGGGACAACAAGAGTTATATGACAGATATTGGTGTATATAACATGCCATCATACATACTGAGAACTCCTGAAGGAATTTATAGATATGGAAACCACACAGGCGAATTTATATCCCTTCAGGCCATGGATTCATTTTTGCGCTCATTACAACCTGAAGTCAATGATCTGTTTGTTTTGAGCTTGGTTCTAGTTAATCTTATGGCTTGGATGGACTTGTTTATCACACAAGGAGCAACCATAAAGCGATTTGTGGTTCTCATAAGCACTTTAGGGACATATAATTCTCTATTAATTATTTCCTGGCTACCTGTGTTGGGCTTTTTACAGCTCCCTTACTTAGATAGCTTTTATGAATATAGCTTAAAATTGTTGAGATATTCCAATACAACCACACTGGCTTCATGGGTGAGGGCAGACTGGATGTTCTATTCTTCACACCCGGCCCTGTTTCTCAGTACGTACCTTGGACATGGTTTACTAATTGATTACTTTGAGAAGAAGAGACGGCGAAACAACAACAATGACGAAGTCAATGCCAATAACTTAGAATGGTTATCAAGTCTGTGGGACTGGTACACCAGCTACCTCTTCCACCCGATTGCTTCTTTTCAGAACTTTCCTGTAGAATCTGATTGGGACGAAGACCCTGACTTGTTCTTGGAGCGGTTAGCTTTCCCTGACCTTTGGCTTCACCCTCTGATACCAACTGATTATATAAAAAACTTGCCAATGTGGCGATTTAAATGCCTTGGAGTCCAGTCTGAAGAGGAAATTTCGGAGGGTTCTCAAGATATTGAGAATGACTCAGACAGCGAGAGCACAGACACTTTTAGCAGTGAGAAGGAAGTATTTGAAGATAAACAAAGCATAGTTCACAATTCTCCAGGAAGAGCAAGTCTCTGTGATGCTGAGGCTTGTTCATGTGCCAATAAATATTGTCAGACCAGCCCATATGAAAGGAAGGGGAGGTCGTATGGATCATATAACACTAATGAAGATATGGAACCAGATTGGTTAACTTGGCCTGCTGATATGCTGCACTGTACTGAATGTGTTGTTTGCctagagaattttgaaaatggatGTTTGCTAATGGGGTTGCCTTGTGGTCATGTGTTCCATCAGAATTGCATTGTGATGTGGTTGGCTGGGGGCCGACACTGTTGCCCTGTTTGCCGGTGGCCTTCTTATAAAAAAAAGCAGCCATATGCACAACACCAGCCCTTGTCAAATGATGTCCCATCTTAA